In Pochonia chlamydosporia 170 chromosome 3, whole genome shotgun sequence, the following are encoded in one genomic region:
- a CDS encoding protein phosphatase PP2A regulatory subunit A (similar to Aspergillus terreus NIH2624 XP_001212244.1) — protein MTDATNSNDELYPIAVLIDELKHDDVLLRLNAIHRLSTIALALGAERTRDELIPFLDESVEDEDEVLVALSEELGNFIEYVGGPSYGHVLLSPLENLAAIEEPVVRDKAVESLNKICESLSAQQVEEYFIPLTIRLSKADWFTSKVSGCGLFTTPYRKVSPPIQEQLRQQFGLLVHDDTPMVRRQAATNLAKFVKEMPASIVIEEMIPLFQHLVQDDQDSVRLLTVEILISIAEVVPKEQQSSHGVLLTSLRNLIEDKSWRVRYMIADRFEKIAKAVDEEVVSRDLVPAFVKLLKDNEAEVRTAIAGQIPGFCALVERSTLLNDIMGSVEDLVSDSSQHVRAALGTQISGLAPILGKQETIDHLLPMFLQMLKDEFPEVRLHIISKLEQVNQVIGIDLLSQSLLPAIVQLAEDKQWRVRLAIIEYIPLLASQLGVKFFDEKLSNLCMGWLGDTVFSIREAATHNLKKLTEVFGVEWASEQIIPKVMGMGSHPNYLYRMTTCFAISTLASVVSMNVIAKSILPMLDKMVDDDIPNIRFNVAKTYSVLINALRRLPDEGTLYSLEKEGAEITPSPKGQELIQQRVLPNLTKLQKDDDVDVRYFATTAAAEATGSTQGGEPMNTSP, from the exons GACGAGCTCATCCCCTTCCTAGACG AATCGgtcgaggatgaggacgaagtTTTGGTGGCTCTGAGTGAGGAACTGGGCAATTTCATCGAATACGTTGGAGGCCCATCATATGGTCATGTTCTCCTTTCGCCTTTGGAGAATCTGGCTGCCATCGAAGAACCAGTGGTTCGAGACAAG GCTGTCGAATCGCTAAACAAGATTTGCGAAAGCCTCTCAGCACAGCAGGTCGAGGAGTACTTCATCCCCCTCACCATCCGACTCTCCAAAGCAGACTGGTTCACCTCCAAGGTGTCTGGCTGCGGCCTCTTCACCACTCCTTACCGCAAGGTGTCTCCTCCCATCCAAGAACAACTCCGCCAGCAATTTGGTCTGCTCGTCCACGATGATACCCCCATGGTCCGCCGACAAGCCGCCACCAAcctggccaagtttgtcaaggagaTGCCCGCATCCATCGTAATCGAAGAAATGATACCCCTCTTCCAGCaccttgtccaagatgacCAGGATAGCGTGCGTCTTCTCACAGTTGAgatcctcatctccatcgcCGAGGTCGTACCGAAAGAGCAACAGTCCAGCCACGGTGTGTTGTTGACTTCTTTGCGCAACTTGATAGAGGACAAGAGCTGGAGGGTTCGCTACATGATTGCCGACAGGTTTGAGAAG ATCGCCAAGGCCGTCGATGAAGAGGTTGTTTCAAGAGATCTCGTCCCCGCCTtcgtcaagcttctcaaGGACAATGAGGCCGAAGTTCGCACCGCAATTGCTGGCCAGATTCCTGGATTCTGCGCTTTAGTTGAGCGATCAACCTTGCTCAACGACATCATGGGCAGTGTTGAAGATCTTGTGTCTGACAGCTCACAACACGTCCGTGCCGCCCTTGGTACGCAGATTAGCGGGTTGGCTCCTATTCTAGGCAAGCAGGA GACTATCGACCACCTGCTTCCCATGTTCCTCCAAATGCTCAAGGACGAGTTCCCTGAGGTTAGGCTCCACATAATCTCAAAACTGGAGCAAGTCAACCAAG TGATTGGTATCGACCTCTTGTCACAGTCATTGCTACCCGCCATTGTTCAGCTGGCCGAAGACAAGCAATGGAGAGTGCGACTCGCCATTATCGAGTACATCCCCTtgcttgccagccagcttgGTGTCAAGTTCTTTGACGAGAAGCTCAGCAATCTGTGCATGGGCTGGTTGGGAGACACAGTCTTCTCCATCCGTGAGGCTGCCACTCACAACCTAAAGAAGTTGACGGAagtgtttggtgttgaatggGCCAGCGAGCAAATCATACCCAAGGTCATGGGGATGGGTAGCCACCCCAACTACCTGTACAGAATGACCACCTGCTTTGCCATTTCG ACGTTGGCCAGCGTTGTCAGCATGAACGTGATTGCTAAGTCCATTCTGCCAATGCTTGACAAGAtggttgacgacgacatcCCCAACATCCGATTCAACGTTGCCAAGACGTACTCAGTACTGATCAACGCACTGCGCCGCTTGCCGGACGAGGGGACGCTGTACTCGCTTGAGAAGGAGGGCGCAGAAATCACACCGTCACCCAAGGGCCAGGAACTCATCCAGCAACGAGTGCTGCCCAACCTGACAAAGCTGCAAAAGGATGACGATGTGGACGTTCGATACTTTGCGACTACGGCGGCGGCTGAGGCGACGGGGTCCACGCAGGGCGGGGAGCCCATGAATACATCACCATAG
- a CDS encoding S-adenosylmethionine-dependent methyltransferase of the seven beta-strand family (similar to Metarhizium acridum CQMa 102 XP_007814683.1), whose product MSSPDHLTPSELGTKEYWNTLYTRELTNHTSNPADIGTIWFDDSDAETKMIQFLNTLPLPQDTTFLDLGCGNGSILLSLREDFPGRALGVDYSPQSIALAKQVASSKDLEDIEFREWDIIGGSYDAVLTDAQKDGWDVVLDKGTFDAISLSEQKEQGRRLCELYPRRVVPLVKKGGVFLVTSCNWTEEELTNWFTGEDAGGAFVVEGRVEYRTFSFGGVKGQTISTLCFRRV is encoded by the exons ATGTCCTCCCCAGACCACCTAACCCCCTCCGAACTCGGAACAAAAGAATA CTGGAACACCCTCTACACCCGCGAACTAACAAACCACACCTCCAACCCCGCCGACATAGGCACAATCTGGTTCGACGACTCCGACGCCGAAACAAAAATGATTCAATTCCTAAACaccctccccctcccccagGACACAACCTTCCTCGACCTCGGCTGCGGCAACGgctccatcctcctctccctgcGGGAAGACTTCCCCGGCCGCGCCCTCGGCGTAGACTACAGCCCGCAAAGCATAGCGCTCGCCAAACAAGTCGCATCCTCAAAGGACCTAGAGGACATTGAATTTCGAGAATGGGACATAATCGGGGGTTCATACGACGCGGTGCTGACGGACGCCCAAAAAGACGGATGGGACGTTGTTCTCGATAAAGGCACCTTCGATGCCATTTCGTTGTCGGAGCAAAAGGAGCAGGGGAGACGGCTTTGCGAACTGTATCCCCGACGGGTGGTGCCGCTTGTGAAGAAGGGGGGCGTGTTTTTGGTGACGAGTTGTAATTGgacggaggaggagttgaCGAATTGGTTTACGGGGGAGGATGCGGGCGGTGCGTTTGTCGTGGAGGGACGGGTGGAATATAGGACGTTTAGTTTTGGGGGTGTCAAGGGGCAGACTATTAGTACCTTGTGCTTTAGGAGGGTATGA
- a CDS encoding translation initiation factor IF6 (similar to Metarhizium robertsii ARSEF 23 XP_007819771.1) yields the protein MAVRAQFENSNEVGVFSTLTNSYALVALGASENFYSVFEAELQDVVPTVRTTIAGTRIIGRMTAGNRKGLLVPTSTTDQELQHLRNSLPDAVRIQRIEERLSALGNVIATNDHIALIHPDLERETEEIIADVLGVEVFRQTVADNVLVGSYMSLSNQGGLVHPKTSIQDQDELSSLLQVPLVAGSVNRGSHLVGAGMVVNDWLAVTGLDTTATELSVIESVFRLGEGQGPSNINTSMKDTMVESFY from the exons ATGGCTGTCCGCGCTCAGTTTGAGAACTCCAACGA GGTTGGTGTCTTCTCGACTCTCACAAACTCATATGCCCTGGTGGCCCTCGGTGCCAGCGAAAACTTCTACTCTGTCTTCGAGgcagagcttcaagatgTCGTGCCCACAGTCCGCACAACAATCGCCGGAACTCGCATCATTGGCCGAATGACGGCTGGTAACCGAAAGGGTCTCCTTGtgcccacatccaccacagaCCAAGAATTGCAACACCTTCGCAATTCCCTCCCGGACGCAGTGCGCATCCAGCGTATTGAAGAGCGTCTCTCCGCCCTCGGCAATGTCATCGCCACCAATGACCACATTGCCTTGATCCACCCTGATCTCGAGCGCGAGACGGAAGAAATCATTGCTGACGTCCTCGGCGTCGAGGTCTTCCGACAGACCGTAGCCGACAATGTTCTTGTCGGCAGCTACATGAGCCTGTCTAACCAGGGCGGTCTCGTGCATCCCAAGACCAGCATCCAAGACCAGGACGAGCTGTCCAGTCTGTTGCAAGTGCCCCTCGTTGCCGGCAGCGTCAACCGTGGTagccatcttgtcggcgcAGGTATGGTCGTCAACGACTGGCTGGCCGTCACTGGCCTTGACACCACAGCCACTGAGCTCAGTGTTATTGAAAGTGTTTTCAGACTCGGCGAGGGCCAGGGccccagcaacatcaacaccagcatgaAGGATACAATGGTCGAAAGTTTCTACTAA
- a CDS encoding phosphotransferase enzyme family domain-containing protein: MPTTFTLPPENEIIPAVQAQLTFRKEADSFRLRREAEAMEYIRSRTPIPIPSILDMHIDINDDQPGWILMERIPGRQLDDAWPTMTETAKARCISELQSYLHQLHSLRPPGSGWIGSCSGGPAYDHRLDNMTTCGPFATIPEFNDFLVAPVKNCPRQEWVAKYRNMLRDDYSIIFAHADLSGENILVDPTNGCVTGIVDREMAGFWPE; encoded by the coding sequence ATGCCTACCACATTCACTTTGCCTCCTGAAAACGAAATAATCCCTGCTGTCCAGGCTCAATTAACCTTCCGAAAGGAGGCAGATTCTTTTCGACTTCGCAGAGAAGCCGAAGCCATGGAGTACATAAGAAGTCGTACCCCCATCCCTATACCGTCGATCCTTGACATGCATATTGATATAAACGATGATCAACCGGGCTGGATTCTAATGGAACGAATTCCTGGGCGTCAACTAGACGACGCATGGCCAACAATGACCGAGACAGCCAAGGCACGCTGCATCTCCGAGCTACAGTCATATCTGCATCAGTTACATAGTCTCCGTCCtcctggctctggctggaTTGGATCCTGTTCTGGAGGGCCTGCCTACGACCACCGACTAGATAATATGACTACATGTGGCCCATTTGCGACTATCCCCGAGTTCAACGACTTCCTCGTTGCGCCAGTGAAGAATTGTCCACGGCAAGAGTGGGTGGCCAAATATCGCAACATGCTCCGCGATGACTATTCTATAATATTTGCGCATGCAGATCTCTCAGGGGAGAATATTCTCGTTGACCCTACAAACGGCTGCGTCACAGGAATTGTGGACCGGGAAATGGCGGGCTTTTGGCCGGAGTGA
- a CDS encoding S-adenosylmethionine-dependent methyltransferase-like protein (similar to Metarhizium robertsii ARSEF 23 XP_007819772.2), whose protein sequence is MPSFGRLSKHSNRSQHALPEQLSTGASSGSAGSGSGATQAQQVPGQGQAGSASAAVSASGPGASTGAAQAQAQAKAQAQAQQGSGALGGALGSVLSSAAQADSPAEAAPQSALSSTTALSSSDHLETFVDARPPPQTQQQLQQQQQQLQHQQQQQQQQHLPPPPPPHLFNPQHPSVNLPPQLQTSGPAGSPAFDGHQPPTPIDFDPSVSRSQSQRYGAPLTPQQQQQLQHQQLYGIASGSIDDLPSTGGYLQQPPPPPQQQSAPAPAPQKRSTRKLIKGIFGSSRESHDAHQQQQQQQQQQQHQPPPQPSGHNPSGPYDNTTGLARRPSKRVSNPPNLKTTSSSQTQTTQLPHSADRDLQPHGQYNQQPSPLHDVGEVDEYSFYGHGSNVDSPIQDSRILLTNNGIRQVSTEHLEASPYDEVYQPPDHPPPHQQLQHQHHSQHLSQQQQQQQQTPPPLQQPQPQPLQRQGTLRIQEQQAQYESQQQQQQLQQQHGGANYDQQSQQGGRQQPNFHYPTNSAQGPYQPAGESRLITSQLITSQQLQNAETISQLSHDSPVTDPDPRSTFQQHPGQQSQQGSHHASTPSQDIPPNQLPGQGVNPQAQDQSAMAPPPPGGGPQSSRRVQDAEKVLRESGPPPGYHRQGSVSLSGMSPIPPPPGQGAPSNAGYRGDRGSLYIDASPGVDQGRNSPQPSDRDPDMDKQFKDLLVKYKNVKRLYFDGKSQIELLNGQIEQLQNAVANQRMSQSRTAWDDNEYSTRFNRLNGAINNLSFNIRKDWRSLPSWLETFVSADALKTGKQEMTAVGRAVVSRWLVEELFNKCFHPALDTQLSSQLKEIELSIRGNSHTMHHQEEVDAHTTKVVNWRMATLDGLQKRLNSNTAAENRVMLTNKITTNLTAYLYQYLNSPPPPGVEGSTSMIAELGVAIAANLPLESRDVSIMYPLPGDLVQPSMMEVEKAGLPQLEAQRGDADADSDSDEDDVDVKDTGSKSRGDKSKPGLPKDPNRVRFAGFVALEVRGRQVLMKAPVWTL, encoded by the exons ATGCCGAGCTTTGGACGTCTCAGCAAGCACAGCAACCGATCACAGCACGCCTTGCCGGAGCAGCTGTCGACGGGAGCATCGTCTGGATCTGctgggtctgggtctggCGCGACACAGGCACAACAGGTACCAGGACAAGGACAGGCAGggtcagcatcagcagcagtGTCAGCATCGGGGCCGGGAGCATCAACTGGTGCggcccaagcccaagcccaagccaaagccCAAGCGCAAGCCCAGCAGGGAAGTGGTGCCCTGGGTGGTGCCCTGGGTAGCGTCTTGAGTAGTGCAGCCCAGGCCGATTCGCCTGCTGAAGCCGCTCCCCAATCAGCCTTGTCCTCCACTACAGCTCTCAGCTCTAGTGACCATCTTGAAACTTTTGTGGACGCACGACCGCCTCCTCAGACGCAGCAGCAGttacagcaacagcagcaacaacttcaacatcaacaacagcagcagcagcagcagcatctccctcctcctcctcctccacatctTTTCAATCCTCAACATCCCAGTGTCAATCTCCCTCCGCAGCTGCAGACGTCGGGTCCCGCTGGTTCTCCagcatttgatggccatcAGCCGCCGACTCCAATAGACTTTGACCCCTCTGTTAGCCGCTCTCAGAGCCAGCGATACGGAGCTCCCCTCAcgccgcaacagcaacagcagctccagcaccagcaactcTACGGCATTGCATCTGGTTCTATCGACGATCTTCCGAGCACTGGTGGTTatcttcagcagcctcctcctcctcctcagcaacAGTCGGCGCCAGCTCCCGCTCCCCAGAAACGCTCTACTCGCAAACTCATCAAGGGAATATTCGGGTCGAGTCGTGAGTCGCATGACGcccaccaacagcagcaacagcaacaacagcaacaacaacatcaaccaccaccgcAGCCGTCTGGCCATAACCCTTCGGGTCCCTACGATAACACAACAGGACTTGCTCGCAGGCCGTCCAAGAGGGTGAGCAACCCTCCCAATTTGAAAACGACGAGCTCGTCACAGACACAGACCACACAGCTCCCACATTCTGCCGACCGGGACTTGCAACCCCACGGCCAATACAACCAGCAGCCGTCACCGCTTCACGACGTGGGCGAGGTCGATGAATACTCTTTTTACGGGCATGGATCTAACGTAGACTCCCCAATACAGGACTCCCGCATTCTTTTGACCAACAACGGCATCCGTCAGGTTTCCACCGAACATCTCGAGGCGTCCCCCTACGACGAAGTCTATCAACCACCGGATCATCCACCCCCACAtcagcagctccagcatcagcatcacagccagcatctcagccagcaacagcagcagcagcagcaaaccCCGCCACCGTTGCAGCAACCACAACCGCAGCCACTACAACGCCAAGGAACCCTCCGAATCCAGGAACAGCAGGCTCAATACGAATcgcaacaacagcaacaacaacttcagcaacaacacgGCGGTGCCAACTACGACCAGCAATCTCAGCAGGGTGGCCGACAACAACCCAACTTTCATTACCCCACCAACTCTGCTCAAGGCCCATACCAGCCTGCAGGGGAGTCACGCCTTATCACGAGTCAGCTCATCACaagccagcagcttcaaaaCGCTGAAACCATTTCTCAATTGTCCCACGATTCGCCCGTGACTGACCCGGATCCGAGATCTACCTTTCAACAGCACCCCGGGCAGCAATCGCAACAAGGCAGTCATCACGCCTCTACTCCCTCACAGGATATCCCTCCCAACCAGCTGCCTGGTCAAGGTGTGAatcctcaagctcaagatCAATCCGCAATGGCCCCGCCACCCCCTGGAGGTGGACCGCAATCCAGTCGCCGTGTCCAGGATGCTGAGAAGGTTCTTCGTGAGTCTGGTCCCCCGCCAGGTTACCATCGTCAAGGTAGCGTCTCTCTGAGTGGTATGAGTCCTATACCGCCGCCTCCCGGCCAAGGTGCGCCGTCGAATGCTGGCTATCGTGGTGATCGGGGCTCACTGTATATTGATGCGTCTCCAGGTGTCGACCAGGGCCGAAACAGCCCACAACCGTCGGATCGAGACCCCGATATGGACAAACAATTCAAGGATCTCC TCGTCAAATACAAGAACGTGAAGCGATTGTACTTCGATGGCAAGTCTCAGATTGAACTGCTGAACGGCCAGATAGAACAGCTGCAGAATGCAGTTGCCAATCAGCGAATGTCTCAGTCACGCACGGCCTGGGATGACAACGAATACTCGACCAGGTTCAACCGCCTCAAtggtgccatcaacaacctttCATTCAATATTCGAAAAGATTGGCGTTCCTTGCCTTCATGGCTTGAGACCTTTGTCAGTGCAGATGCCCTGAAGACGGGAAAGCAGGAAATGACTGCTGTTGGCCGAGCTGTGGTGTCCAGATGGCTTGTGGAGGAGCTCTTCAACAAGTGCTTCCACCCTGCCTTGGATACGCAACTTAGCTCACAGCTCAAAGAGATTGAGCTTAGCATTCGGGGGAATTCGCACACTATGCACCACCAGGAGGAAGTAGATGCGCACACCACCAAAGTTGTCAACTGGAGGATGGCCACTTTAGACGGATTGCAAAAACGGCTCAATTCGAACACGGCCGCCGAAAACCGGGTGATGCTGACCAACAAGATCACCACGAATCTGACGGCGTACCTCTACCAATACCTCAATTCGCCCCCACCCCCTGGCGTAGAGGGCAGTACATCCATGATTGCCGAACTCGGTGTGGCCATTGCGGCTAATCTGCCTTTGGAGAGTCGAGATGTGTCCATCATGTACCCATTACCAGGAGACCTGGTACAACCCAGCatgatggaggttgagaaggcTGGTCTGCCACAGTTGGAGGCCCAGAGGGgggatgctgatgccgacTCAGATTcggatgaagacgatgtgGATGTGAAGGACACAGGTAGCAAGTCTCGAGGAGACAAGTCAAAGCCAG GACTGCCCAAGGATCCCAACAGAGTGAGATTTGCCGGATTTGTTGCTCTGGAAGTCAGAGGACGCCAAGTGCTGATGAAAGCACCGGTATGGACGCTCTGA
- a CDS encoding cytochrome P450 4A21 (similar to Verticillium alfalfae VaMs.102 XP_003003265.1) codes for MLLLSPVYLAIAAVALSVVLLLRRLNSPLRKLPGPTISLFTSLVLKWKEINAERTLYVHALHEEYGPVVRIAPNEVSYTSWPALKEIYCSGGSGYDKSDFYNLFKIYGRRTMFTTLNKADHAKRKRILADRYANTNIMRSVSLEGIQERSRAFLHRCTQAGESATDIFICMSLHAYACDCITHHLFHPNGSDCIGTQADEDMMHQVAADDSLQNRLISHYSPTLHRLFARILSFLVKPRSVPLADNYVLETSKRTDAASFTLMSRLEEKSGDLDHIDKAAECLDHMVAGIDTTGDTLCFLMWELSQPRSLHLQRRLTEELKKNPEATIDQIPFLDAVLCEGLRYYPAIPMSLPRLVPQGGRNIDGFYVPENTIVSCQAHSVHRINTDIFPDPNRFHPDRWMQAEGDADRRRLLFSFSNGGRGCVGKHLAIAEMKILLRDVYSRYSTTPDASMTAESMVTSDQLISTRPLGKKCLLKFHALPEIKTTTVSQ; via the exons ATGCTCCTCCTGTCGCCTGTATACTTGGCCATCGCGGCCGTCGCTCTGTCAGTTGTCCTGCTACTGCGGCGTCTCAACTCACCGCTACGAAAGCTGCCCGGTCCAACCATCTCTCTGTTCACCTCGTTGGTGCTGAAGTGGAAAGAAATCAATGCTGAAAGAACACTATACGTCCACGCATTGCATGAAGAATATGGACCCGTTGTGCGGATTGCCCCGAACGAAGTGTCGTACacttcttggccagctctCAAGGAGATATACTGCTCCGGAGGGAGTGGCTACGATAAATCCGACTTCTACAATCTCTTTAAGATATATGGGCGAAG AACCATGTTTACAACACTAAACAAGGCAGAT CATgccaagaggaagagaatcCTCGCAGATCGATATGCCAACACAAACATTATGCGCAGTGTTTCTCTGGAAGGTATCCAAGAGCGATCCAGGGCGTTCTTGCACCGTTGTACCCAAGCCGGGGAGTCTGCCACTGACATTTTT ATTTGTATGT CTTTACATGCCTATGCCTGTGATTGCATCACTCACCATTTGTTCCACCCCAATGGCTCAGACTGCATTGGAACACAGGCGGACGAAGATATGATGCATCAAGTGGCCGCAGACGACAGCCTGCAGA ATCGTCTCATTTCACACTACAGCCCGACGCTGCACCGTCTATTTGCCAGAATTCTGTCCTTTTTGGTCAAACCACGATCTGTACCTCTTGCAGACAACTATGTCTTGGAAACCAGCAAGCGAACTGATGCAGCCAGCTTTACGCTCATGAGTCGTCTAGAAGAAAAGTCGGGTGACCTTGACCACATTGACAAGGCCGCTGAGTGTTTGGACCACATGGTTGCTGGTATCGACACCACTGGTGATACACTCTGCTTCCTCATGTGGGAACTCTCGCAGCCTCGATCCCTTCATTTGCAGCGGAGGCTTACAGAGGAGCTCAAAAAGAACCCGGAGGCTACAATCGACCAGATCCCGTTTTTGGATGCTGTCCTGTGCGAGGGCCTTAGATACTATCCTGCAATTCCAATGTCGTTGCCTCGCCTTGTGCCACAGGGCGGGCGAAACATTGATGGCTTTTATGTCCCGGAGAACACCATTGTCAGTTGCCAGGCACACTCTGTGCACCGCATTAACACGGACATTTTCCCAGATCCCAACAGGTTCCACCCGGATAGGTGGATGCAGGCCGAGGGTGATGCCGATAGACGCCGCTTGCTCTTTTCATTTTCCAACGGCGGTAGGGGCTGCGTTGGCAAACA CCTTGCTATTGCGGAGATGAAGATTCTACTTCGAGATGTCTATTCACGATATAGCACAACACCCGACGCTTCCATGACAGCCGAGTCGATGGTCACGTCAGACCAGCTTATTTCGACTCGACCATTAGGGAAGAAGTGTTTGCTAAAATTTCATGCGCTACCCGAGATCAAAACTACGACTGTCTCTCAATAG
- a CDS encoding eukaryotic translation initiation factor 5 (similar to Magnaporthe oryzae 70-15 XP_003713892.1) yields the protein MSLINVRRDVSDAFYRYKMERLQTKVEGKGNGIKTVVVNVSGVAASLARPASYIMKYFGFELGAMTRDDLKDDRWIINGAHEAGKLQDHLDGFINKFVLCKSCKNPETDIKIENDRILLDCKACGQRTAVDLRLKLSGYILKNQPNKKGKKDKAERRAAKKAKQNGTATENGHGSGGDDGSENGSNEHDDNDDAASDREFNKLQAEVIEDAAVKVKDDEWAVDMSEEAVKARQAQLPGEFKQKLSLGDDDDEGEGGNTVYDEFGTWIQAQADEKGGVDNVDSIAIYLKAKEMGIEGKHRTVLVLAQTIFDKDVCAQIPKRASMLKQIINSERHEKALLGGTERLIGSLSDADPQFLPQIVKILQLYYHHDLISEEVVTKWGTHASKKYVDKNTSRKIRQAAKPFLDWLAEADEEESEEEDDE from the exons ATGTCTCTCATTAACGTTCGTCGCGATGTCAGCGATGCCTTCTATCGCTACAAGATGGAGCGTCTGCAGACCAAGGTCGAAGGAAAGGGCAACGGTATCAAAACCGTTGTCGTCAATGTTTCCGGCGTTGCCGCCTCTCTTGCTCGCCCTGCATCCTACATCATGAAGTACTTTGGCTTCGAACTTGGTGCTATGACCAGAGATGATCTCAAGGATGACCGTTGGATCATCAACGGCGCTCACGAGGCTGGAAAACTCCAGGACCACCTCGACGGgttcatcaacaagtttgttCTGTGCAAGAGCTGCAAGAACCCTGAGACCGACATCAAGATTGAAAACGACCGTATTCTTTTGGACTGCAAGGCCTGCGGTCAGCGTACCGCTGTTGATCTTCGTCTCAAGCTGAGTGGTTACATTCTCAAGAACCAACCCaacaagaagggcaaaaaggacaaggccGAACGCAgagccgccaagaaggccaagcaGAATGGTACCGCCACTGAGAACGGCCACGGCAGTGGTGGCGACGATGGCTCCGAGAATGGCTCAAACGAGCATGACGACAATGACGATGCCGCTAGCGACCGCGAATTTAACAAGCTGCAAGCTGAAGTCATCGaagatgctgctgtcaaggtcaaggatgACGAATGGGCTGTGGATATGAGcgaagaagctgtcaaggcCCGTCAGGCCCAGCTCCCCGGCGAGTTCAAACAGAAGCTAAGCcttggtgacgatgatgacgagggCGAAGGCGGTAACACTGTCTACGACGAGTTTGGAACCTGGATCCAGGCCCAGGCTGATGAGAAGGGTGgcgttgacaatgttgacTCCATTGCAATCTATCTGAAGGCTAAAGAGATGGGTATCGAAGGCAAGCATCGCACCGTCTTGGTTCTTGCCCAGACTATTTTCGACAAGGATGTTTGTGCTCAGATCCCTAAGCGCGCTAGCATGCTCAAGCAG ATTATCAACTCTGAACGCCACGAGAAGGCTCTTTTGGGAGGCACTGAGCGTCTTATTGGATCTTTGTCCGACGCGGACCCCCAGTTCCTGCCTCAGATTGTCAAGATCCTGCAGCTGTACTACCACCACGACCTCATCAGCGAGGAAGTGGTCACCAAGTGGGGTACTCACGCCAGCAAGAAGTACGTTGACAAGAACACCTCTCGAAAGATTCGCCAGGCTGCCAAGCCCTTCCTCGACTGGCTCGCCGAAGCCGACGAGGAAGAgtccgaggaggaggacgatgagTAA